Below is a window of Mycolicibacterium chitae DNA.
TTATGGTCTGCTCGACGGCGCGCCGGTGCTGTGCGTCTCGCACATGGCCGAGCACGGCCGGAACCTGGCCGGCGACCCGCGCGCGAGCATCGCCGTCGTCGCCCCGGCCACCGAGGCCGACCCGCTGGCCAATGGCCGCATCACGCTGGCCGGCGTCGTAGAACGCCCGGCCGGGGCGGAACTGACCGCGGCGCGCGAGGCGCATGTGGCCGCGGTGCCGGCTGCCAAGTACTACATCGAGTACAGCGACTTCACCGTGTGGGTGTTGCGGGTCGAGCGGGTCCGCTGGGTGGGTGGCTACGGCCGGATGGACTCCGCCACCGGGCGGGATTACGCCGCGGCCCAACCCGATCCCGTCGCCGCGCACGCGGGCGGCGCCGTCGCCCATCTCAACGCCGATCACGCCGATTCCCTGGCGCTGATGGCGCGCACTCTCGGCGGGTTCCCCGACACCGACACCGCCGAGTGCACCGGCGCCGACCGCTACGGCCTGGACCTGCGGGTCAGCACGCCGCGCGGGGTCGCCTACACCCGCGTCGGCTACCCGGCGCCGCTGAACTCGGCGGCC
It encodes the following:
- a CDS encoding HugZ family protein, which encodes MANRDHGDPGDAPTVPPPLTEVVNPARPSAAEEARTIAAATNAGVLASLTSSGDPWASFITYGLLDGAPVLCVSHMAEHGRNLAGDPRASIAVVAPATEADPLANGRITLAGVVERPAGAELTAAREAHVAAVPAAKYYIEYSDFTVWVLRVERVRWVGGYGRMDSATGRDYAAAQPDPVAAHAGGAVAHLNADHADSLALMARTLGGFPDTDTAECTGADRYGLDLRVSTPRGVAYTRVGYPAPLNSAAQMRTAAVELVGLARERS